The Cynocephalus volans isolate mCynVol1 chromosome 1, mCynVol1.pri, whole genome shotgun sequence region AGGATCTCAGGATGTGAGTCCACCTGGGTCCTGCTAGTGTTCCTgtcccactagcataataaacttCCTGACTCTCCATCTCTCCGAGTGACTGGAATTATTTCCTCACCGAGTTCTTTCCATAAACAATTAGAAATGTAGCTAGAAGCCTCAAATGATTAGATATTTCTGTATACAATGAATTTCCCAATCATAGGTCCACTAGCTGTACCATGGTCTTAGTTTGTATCCCAGACCTTATAAAATGGGGAATAGTAATACAAGTAGCTTGTTCCTGCCTAGGCAGTAGTCTTAAGGCCTGCTGGtgatgggggtggtgggggagggcaggCATTGAGGGTCAGAGTAAATGCTGCAGACAGCTGAGATTAAGGACTTAGGCCCTGGAGTCAAAAACCTGTGCTCACATCCCACTCTGTGAGGCTTTGGGCAACTTCCTCCACTTCCTCATATGAATATGGTTGTTTAAgactaagtgaaataacccacaCAGAAGCCAACAAGAATAAGCACTCAGTATGTGTTAACTCTTATTACCATGGGCCTACAGCCCCCAGGATTCCCAATCCTGAGTGAGAAATACCACACATGTCTATTAATCAGCTCACACATTTAATCAGGATTTTGGCAGCTGCTCGGTTGTCTTTCCATCCATGATCTTCCCTGAAATTAGCGTCCTGGTATACCAGTGCAGACATAGCAGCATCAACCAAGAGTTTTAGTCCCTTTTGCAGAGAAAAGGCTCTCTTTCTGGCTGTGATTCTGTCTGTGGTTCTCTGTACGTGCAGTGTCCAGACCCAGCCTATCTTTATCTCTGTTAGGTCTGCGGGTCTTTCTCCACACTATGCCCCAGTACAATCACAGGACTTCAAAAGGAATGTCGGTTTGGCCTAGGCTCTTATGGGTGGGACGGCTATAGGTCGACGATCTGAGCTGGGATTCCAAGCCATTCGCAGTGCCCGGGATGACTCCTTCAACGCCGAGGCCGGTGTAGAGCCCAGAAGAGAAAGTAGGCGACCTCGACCTGGCCCAGCCCGGGTTTAAGTGTTTGCGCCTGGGCCCCTCTGGCTACCTGGTGGTGGCCCCGGGCGGTCCCGGAGGCCGCGGCGTAGCTCCTGGGTGAAGGCGTCTTTGAACCGCGCAGCGCGGCGGCCCAGAGAACCCACTGGCCCAGCAGCGAAGCCCCGCAGGCGGCGGGCAGCGTCCTGGCCGCGCAGCTGGGCCTGCAGCAGTGCGAAGGCCGTGAGCTGCGCCGCACGTCGGATGGGCCGCGACTCGGACAGACGCTCCACCAGCTGCGGGCTGTGCAGCAGGGCTGCCAGTAGCCGCCGAAGAACCATCCTCCTCCGAGCGGCCCGGAACCAGAAGCACGCTGTTCCCACCTTCCGATCGGCGACGCAGAATCACGGACCACGTCTGCGCCCGCGCCGCCTGATGACGTCAATGCCACGCTCTGATTGGCCCCCACATATTCCGCTTTCTGCAGCCTTCTCCGCGTGTTTCCGATTCCGCCAACGCAACTGCTGGCGCAGCCCCGTTGTTCCGGCGTCGCCGGGTCCTTGTTCACCTTTGGGCACTATGTCGGGTGGCCTCCTGAAGGCGCTGCGCAGCGACTCCTACGTGGAGCTGAGCCAGTACCGGGACCAGCACTTCCGGGTGAGGGAGGCCGGGCCGCCAGGGGGGAAGGCCCTGGGCCAGAACGCCGAAAAACGGTTTGCATTTGTCTCATTGTGTCGTCTCCATTATGCCGGTGTCCCGAAACGCGAAGTGCAGCCCCGGTGCCTGCTCGGGAGGCAGAGAGTGGATGCTGGAAGGGCGTTTGGATATCACGGAATCCCCTGTCTCTTATAGAAAGGGAATTTGAGGCTCGCTTTCACATTCCCTTGTAGCCGTTCCCTGTACTCGGCCAGTGCAGAGAGGTTCGAGCAGCAGTAGTGGTGGTGGCTCCCGTTTTCACGGGCTATGCCTCGGGAAAGTGACTATGTGATGAGGGGAAGAGGTGCCTTTTTCACTCCCGAGTTTGTGGAGGCACCTTTCTTACCCAGACACTGggcctttaaaagaaaagaaaaaaaaaaaatcagccaaacAGTGCCCTTTGGCGCCCTGGGTTCTTTCCTTTTGTAGGCCGGCCCTACGAGGTTCTACGCGAAGTTGAGTCTTGTATCCGCCCTTGGAGAGGCTTCGGAGTGGGGGTGTGGACCAGCGAAGCTGGGCACGCTGAGGGTGACTGGGTGTCAAGATCAGAGAATTCCTGGATTTCAGAAGAGGGGGATTTAAGTTTAGGCTGTGTCACAGTGTATTTTGTGGAAAAGAAGAAGGCTGCAGATATTAAAGGCGAGCTTTTCAGTATCTGCAAAGGCGGGCGTGGGATGGAGTACGGTGGGCGGCActcattaactcatttatttagaAACCTTTGTTGAGTGCTGTTGTAGAAACCTCTGCTAAACCCTAGAGGGAGAGGAAAGGCTATTCCTGCACCTTAAGAGCTCATAATGCTGTACTAAGGATTGCAAATGGAGGCAAATAATCAAAATCTAAAGCAGAAATGATAAGTGGGAAGGGAAGGGCTGTAAgaattcaaaaatggaaaaaaaaaatccccttgtgACTGGAAAAGGAGAGGACGCATATAGGAGAGGGTATAGGCGTGGAGCATGTGTAAAATGTGTTAGTAGGGTAGGAAAAAGGAAGTTTTGTTTAAGGCCAAATTGAGAAAGCTCTTACATTCCCTCGCTCAGTCAACAGTTTTTaaatgcttaccatgtgccaggcgtGATTTTCACTTCTACCACTTTCACAGTTCTCATTACTTTAAACAGTTCCACATCATTACCATCTTGAATTTAAAGCATCCTGCAACATTACAACTGTGAAAGGATTCGACTTTTGCTATTATTCATCTCTGCAGTCTAAAGCCTATAGCTTTATTTAGATAGTAATGCGATCCTGTTATGCGGAATTTCTAGTGTTCCCTGAATGGAATCCACATTAATATCTTAAGTACTTACTTCACAGTTGACTTAAGCTGTAGGCTATTTGTTTGGACATTACTCACATGTgtgagaaaagtagaaagaaaaagaaaatgtctccTGTACATAATTTTAACAAATCAGTACCATCAGTGATATAAAATGAATCTACTTTCTTTAATGTCTCATTCCAAAGTTGAAAACCTGTTTTTAACATAGAATGACTATTGTTCTGTGGTCTTTTCAAGGCAGTATAGGATTGGGGATAGGACTGGATTTGAATTCCAGCTACAACTACTgtgcagctgtgtgaccttaggttaCTTAACTGTCTTTCCTcctgtgtaaaatggggataataacttAGGATATACCTTGTATAGTTCTTCTGAGAAATGAGACTGCATACATATAAGTCTCTGACCTGCATTCCCTTGCTccctttcccccccacccccaccactccagGCAGACTTAGTTACCAGTTTCTTGTGTATGATACCTGTGAAtgttcatgcttttaaaaaatgtaacttggGAGTATACCCTTCACACTGTTctgtaccttgcttttttcattttgtactacTTCTTGGAAATGTTTCATATCACTGCATGTAGATGTACATTTTTCTAAGGGCTGCacagttttatatttacagatgtatcataatttatttaatcagttttcTTTTGATGTGAGTTTAGATGGTTGCTCTATCAGTGAATGTGATCATGAGGCCTATTAATCTGAGCACTGTGCTAAAAATGCATTCACAGACAAATAATGCAAAGTCGTATTCTCAGAGTGAAGGAAACTGGATCAGCGTTATATATGGAGTAGTAAATGAAGAAGGGAGGGCTACTCAGCTACTCTCCGAGCTGGAATACCACTGGTGTGGTTAATGTCACAGCCCTAACCTGGGTCACAAGGGCCTGGGAACAGATCAACTGGTAGGCCTTCTATTTCATCACATTTGTCCTCCTTTAGTGGAGGCTAGAAGGTCCAGGGACAACCTCAGTAGTTTCTGAGAAGGCATCTAAAATACCATGTCAGCCTATGATGAACCGTCTTGTCCTCAGGGACTGTCAGGTGTGTTGGCAGAAGCCCAGTTATATTCCTGTCTGTGGCTTCATCCTGTCTTCCAATTAGGAAGCCCATTAAGAAATTGAGCTCTCTctcttggggccggcccgtggctcactcgggagagtgtggtgctgagaacaccaaggccccgggttcggatcccatatacggatggccggttcgctcactggctgagcgtggtgctcacaacaccaagtcaagggttaagatccccttaccggtcatctttaaaaaaaaaaaaaaaagaaattgagctCTCTTTCATTTTTAGTGGTCACTGCATTTTCTCCTAAACTTAGAGGAAAACATATGAGCATGTAAGTCATCTAAGCACAGTTGTTGCTTAGAATAGTCTCTGGGTGTATTACAAGAGAAACTCTTATCTCtgaaaatccatttatttttcactaCAGAGGATAAAAGGACCTTTTCTAATATATTAGGTCAAGGTCCAGAATTTAAACTTGGACCATTAGAGAAGAATCCTGTGCTGAGGATATGGAGTGTGCAGGAAAAAGGCATGCTACTTGTGTGGCATTGTGGTACAGGAGAAGGAAGGTTGCATGCTGTATAACTTTTGAGCCTTGTCTCTCTACTAAAAGCAGTCAGAATCTTGTATGAGTGCTTCATAAAATATGAAcactctccttttatttttggCAAGGGATTTGTGGTGTATTGGGAGATGAGAGATTTGATTTCCAAATCAGAATTAAGGAAATTTTTTTATCATACTTAGAAATATTACTTGAGCAAAGATCTTCATAAGTTGTATTGCTTAATTTTATCTCTATTTGAAATTCTAGGGTGACAatgaagaacaagaaaaattacTGAAGAAAAGCTGTACTTTGTATGTTGGAAATCTTTCCTTTTACACAACTGAAGAACAAATCTATGAGCTTTTCAGCAAAAGTGGTGACATAAAGAAAATCATTATGGGtttggataaaatgaaaaaaacagcaTGTGGATTCTGTTTTGTGGAGTATCCTTCCTGTGTATCTAATGTAGCTGTTGAGCCAGGGTAGAGCGCTGAGAATGGATGGTTGCCTGTTTTTACAAAAATGAGGATATTAGCTTAATAGCATCCCTACAGTTGTCTTTACTTCCTTCATCTACTTCTGTCCAGTGTGTCTACATTTTATATTGTGAAAGCTGTTAATTACATTCAAGTCCATGCCTTGCTTATGGTTGATTTTTTAGAAGAATGCCTTTCAAGAATTTATgccctttgtgttttttttcttaaaaaaaaaaaagggcaaaaggtGTCATGAAAATAAAATCGCCATACCATTCTGAACCCCTAATTCTGTTCCCTAGAGGCAGTCAGTTACTAGTGTCATGGGTGTCTTTCCAGAAATAACCCTGTAAATTTGTGGTAGCGTATTATATGTGCTATCTTTTTAACCTGTCTTAGAAATTGTTACAAGTCAACACATTTAGGTCtatctgttttttaaatggcTGTATAGTATTTTCATTATGTTGGTGTATATAGATTGGTTTTATAGGAAAAACTCAAAACTATTTACTTGTGATCATTTATTCTCTTTCTGGAGATTTTGTAAATATTGGACCTCCTGGATTTATCCTTTaggtctttttatttatatatatatttataattatatatatatatatatatatatattatatataattatatataaatatatatatatatatattatatatatatatatatatatttggtcattttattttatattcttctgaGAAATTTCCCAGACCTGATCtaatgtattttgaattttttctatgCCCTGAATTATGTTTGTTTTGGTTGTCTTTAAGCTGTAAATTTTCCTCATTGTCCGGTGATCTCTGGGTTTCTGTTCATaattaaggaaaagaaagctAACTCTTTGGACCCAGGCAGGGCTTCTCTCTTAAGTTGCTAACTTCCCTTTGGGATACGTGGGTTTCCCAAATGCCAGAGTGAAAAGACTATTTTGGCCTGCTAATGTCAAAGCCACTAGGTTCTTCCATACAGGTTATTCAAAAccctattgttttatttttattttctggcatCAAAACCTTCCTGCTTGCAGGTCTTCCACATAGACCTTTAATTAAAGAGAGACCTTTAATTAAACCATATTTGCAGCCTCACTTCTTactcagctgttttttttttttttttttttttgtctttttcgtgaccagcactcagccagtgagcgcactggccattcctatatgggatccgaacccggggcgggagtgtcgccgcgctcccagcgcagcactctaccaagtgcgccacttACTCAGCTGTGAAGAAAGAGCCTACTGCGATTGCTATCTCCTTCTCTAATCTCCTTCAAGAATATTTCAGACTGACTTTGTTTTATCCATTACCACTCTTCTATTCCTTGGGTGTATGCTTCTTTCCTATCCCTTTAATGGGGCcttgagaaagaaaggagaaaattttgtttACACTTATCACCTTGAACCAGAAGCCCTGCTTTTGAACCTTTTCTCCACTGTGATTTTGGTATCTGATTTCTGGGTTCAGTAAGCTGCTTCCATTCTCCTCAGACACAAGGGACCAGAGTGCCCAGGTTTTACTTTTGCCTCTGGTAGCAGTATCATAAAACAGTTCACAGGGCAAAAGAAAATCTCCTTAGTAATCAGTCTCTGAGAACCATAGTGTTTTTGCAGTTGCCTTATAGAGAGCAAAGATCAACAATCATAATGGCAGATGCCCAAAGAGAGGCTGCTATTTTCAACTAGTTTCTCTGTTTGTCCTTCTAGCATTCATTTCATTCACTGAAAAAATTATTGAATGCCTGCTATGTGCTAGGTATCGTCTAGGTGACAGACACAGGAATTTCACCAAGTGTTTTCATACCTGTGTaattaaagacaagaaaaataagtctAGACCAGCATTTCCCAAAACTAGTTAATAATCATAATTGCTTATACAATACTACTCCAAGTAGATCTGATTAAATAGGTTTGGGAACTACTAACCTGAGTGATACTTTGAGTCTTTCCTTCTAGTGAAGTTCTGTGGCAATTCAATATGCACTGCGACCTTCTCTTATTAAGGCTGTTATCGAAGATACAGCGCCCAATTTGGATGTTGTCATTTTTTGGATTAGAAGTGTACAGTATGTGCTCTAAACCTGCAccaaacatatttaatattttgcaaaccaagggctggcccttggctcacttgtgagtatgtggtgctgttaacactaaggccatgggttcggatccctatatagggatggccgtttagctcacttgggagagcgtggtgctgacaacaccaagtcaaggattaagatccccttaccagtcatctttcttaaaaaaaaaaaaaaaaaaaaatttgcaaaccgAATTATGGGGACAATGGGACCAAGTAAGTATTAACAAGAATATCCAGGGAACCATGATGAACTTAGCTGTGGATAAGTGTCATATTTATGTCCCTAGGTGCTTCTGGACCAACCTCCAGCAGGCCTGTACAAGCTGAATTATTGTCTTTGAACTGTGTCTGGTTGGATTAGCTTTTGTACTTTTTCTTAACAACTCGGCTTCATTTAGGTGTTCCTGCATTTCCAAAAATGTTTGGAGAAATGCTAGTGTTCCTTAATACTTATACTTAAGATACTATTCAAGAGCAGATGCAGAAAATGCTATGCGATACATAAATGGAACTCGTCTGGATGACCGGATCATTCGCACAGACTGGGATGCAGGCTTTAAGGAGGGCAGGCAGTATGGACGTGGGCGATCTGGGGGCCAGGTATGCAGGAAGGGTCTCTGGGCTCAGGCTTCACTTGGGGTTCCAGTCAGAATGACAGGTGTTTTGTCAATTTGTATTTGcacttttataaatatctttgtgCCTATAACCTTGGCTTGAAGTGAATCTGAAAACCATCCACTGGTTTTGGTAAATTGCTTTTTTAATCCTTGAAATAGTATATTCTATACATTTCTACAAGTAAACATTATTGAAGTACTGGTTAGATATTTTCCACCTGCAAGAATGTCtagaacaaaagcaaaatggACCAAAATGAGTTTTGAGTTTTaagttttcactttaaaatagaGTCTTACTGCTTGAATGTTCAGATTATGGCATCTGAAAAGGTTTAGCTGTTTGTCTGACATGTTTGTGGGAGGCATATTTGTTACACCAGTCTCTAGACTATAACTGTGTTCTTTTCAATGAAGGTACGAGACGAATATCGGCAGGACTATGATGCTGGGAGAGGCGGCTATGGAAAACTGGCACAAAACCAGTGAGTGATGAGAGCTTTGTCAGTGAAAAACTCACTCCTTTGGCCTGTTGAATTTATTGAAGAACATTACCCAAGATCTACAAACCAACCCATTTTTACCAAGCTTTGATCAGTGTCTCTACTGAGCTGGAAACCTCTCTGTGATATTCCTCTGGAAATTATTAAATGACAGAATCCAAAAGAATGCCTTTAATTCTAGTCTTAGAGAATCTAGGCCATGTGCCAGGTTACCAGAATGATTTCCCGTTACCAGGTCAAAAACTGTGTTCCTGATCTATAATGTTGATTAGTTtgtcagccaaaaatactatactaCTTTTAGGGagactggaaaaattaaatttgttttaccACATTTGAGTTGTAAGTAGGTTCCTGATCTACACTGGGGCCTGgagttattcttttttaaatttaagtttacaTGAGATAAAGTTTAATAAATGGAACTTTGCTATGTGGTATAGCTTTGCTCTAAATTAGAAACAGATATTTGACAActgaatttgttttctattgactTCTAATCTCTAAATGCAAACTTGGAGGTCAAGGGACCTGCCGAAATTGTATGTGTGAAAGTAAGCTTTAGACAGTCCCAGGGAACAACATCTGCTTCCATGCTTTACATATCAGAAAattaggaaattagaaaaaataagggTTTGTAATAGAGAACCTCAAATACTCTAGGGGATGGGGGTGACAGTGTCAGTAGGAAATGGGATGAAACAGCAAGAGACATGAAACAGTGCCTCGATATGATGAAGGTTGCTGTCAGGGCCATTAGAtttattcttttaagttttcagAGTGATCTTGGGAATGGAGTGGGTTTAAAAAGGAGCTTGgaagggctgactggttagctcagttggttagagtatgctgctataccaaggtccagggttctgtAGACCAACCAGCTCCCTCACTCCCTCAAAAAGGAGCTTGAAGATTGAGAGGATGCTTAAAAAGAACAGACGTACTTCCTGCAGGAAATGTCTGTCTCAGCCAATTCTCACattgaagtctgttttatttttttgcccaaACTGTACATACTGATGTTCAAGTCTTAATAGTGAGCTGATGGTCTCTATAATAGAGAGTCTAGATAGTGTATTTTGCATTTATAAGGCAAGAGGTGATTTCTAATATTATATGTGAGCTATTGCTTGTCTAGTATAATTTGCCCCGAtatgaaaaaatgtgaattttttttcatctagCAACAGAGTTATCTTCTAACTTCTAGTAGTTCGTGGAAGTTGGGGGCTGAAGTACCTCAATGTGATTGTCTTCCATGTACAGTCAGTGTAGGTTTTCACAAATTCAAACTGGttatctgaatttttttaaaaactaattagtTGTAAGTCCCTAGGAAGAAACCATTtgcaaacatttaatttaaatgagaatacacttcatttttaaaatttctttttacacTGTAGTTTGAACTTATTTTGTATTCCTTTGTAGTAAAACATAATTCATTTATATAGGCCTTAAAACCACACACAGTGGTTCTTATTTGAATTTGTCTTCTGTAACAGGTTTCAATAAAGTTGGACCAAATTATCATTGTCTTTGCCCATTTCCTCCCCCATAAAGAGGGACATGTTCTGGAATTCCCTTACTCTGGACTACCTGTGTATGAGTTCTGAGGGGAATCTATGAGTAATGTGCAGAATTTACTTGTCCATTTTGATTTGACAGTTGCTACTTAGCTATGGCTTTTCATGTGAGGAGTGAGTGCAGATGTTCTTGTCAACATGATAAAAGATGTACCTAGCAACCTTCTCTATTGATGGAGgaataaattagtttttttccagaaaacataTGCTCTGGATGATtggaagggaagggaaataaGGGTTGAATTAAGAGGACCTGATGTTTCTTGGGCTTGAGGACACTGAATATGACAGTCTTTACATTGCATTCTTACCTATTTGTCAGGAACAATATCTGACCCATTTCTCACTTTAATCAGAGAAAGTGAAAATTCATACATGTATGCTAAGATTAGGGAATACAATATGTGGGTGAAATGTCAGATCTAGCCAGACTGGGATCTGTAGACTTATTGGGTCCCTATACATTATTAGCTAAAGCATAAAACTTGAGACTTGCTTTAGAGTACTAATACCCCatatggtagccattagccactTGTAgctatttaagtaaaataaaattaagcattcAGGGTCTCATCAtaccatattttaaatgtttaatagccacatgtggctagtggctattgtGACTGAtgaaaatacagaacatttccatcactgcagaagaTTTTATTGGATACTACTGCTCTATAGGTAGGCTGCTTAGGGCCCACTGTTCACTGTCCTTAAATGAACCGTGTCATGACTGGAATGTCACTGGGAAAAAATACTACTCAACGAACAGTACATGTTAATTCAATACAAGAGAACACAAGTTTATAAAGGCATTTagtttatttctcaaaaaaatattttgctagaAGGGTTGAATACTGTAATTTtacatgataatttttaaataaattctttttctgacCAACAGGTACCGTTTTAAGTGAACAGCTTGTCCAGGTCTGATTTTGTAACATCCAAATACAATGAGCACTTCCCTGATAGTATTCCCTAGGTCTTCTTAATCATCTacaggccaggaggcagagcctACACATAACAAAGTATGTGCTTTATAACTGCTGAATTCAGTTTCTTATATAACTAAGCAGGGCAGGTAATCAGTATATCTAATCCACACTATTAATACACAGTTTCTCACCTGAAGGGTCTGACCACCCACCCAGATCCCCCAATTACTTCTAACCCAGGGAAGCAGTGAACCACAACTGCAGAGAAAAAGGGCAGCTCAGATTAGGCTAGTGCTGGCTGTGTCCCAGTtaggtctgtttttgttttgtcccaACTATAAATTCAAGATGACCATGTTACTCATATGCAATGTTAAGTAGAAAAGCCAAAAAAATGTGATTTAGGGATTATTGGCAGCAActgcttctttttccttccttaaaaGGCTACCTGAAGGTTGATTACCTATAATTCTTGGCAGAAGTTAACTAAAAGTTGAATTAAATCTGCAACAGattgaacaaaaggaaaaaccacTGGAAAGCAGCAACTATTGCCGGATAAGTTTGCTGATGGAGAGTACCGGGCAGCTTGTTGAAGGCTTGTCTTAAGTAGCTTTTAGTTTGTACCCATCTCCAAAAGCATAAGGTCTGCATACCTTGTGGACACTGAAACAGTTCAGTGCCAAGCTTGCGACAGTAATGTCTGTCTCTCACCAACAACCcagaatatatttcaaaaacgCCTTTGTTGCAAGGAAGCAATTATTGCAAACATCAGGACAAAGGACATTTTAATCTAGGACTTGAGCTAAACAGAGGTTTACACCAAATCacgagaagagagggaaaagcaACTATGTGTGCTGAAACCAAGTTTCATGAatgacaaacattttaaaaaacagacttaaaatattcatttaggCTAAACCAAGCGAGGCAGTGCACTTCAAGGTGCCCATTAAGCTGGAAGTGAGTCACTGGACTTGGACATCTCACCTAAGGGTCTCTATGCTTATCCCTGCACACCTCAAGTGCTGACAAGATAACCACTTCTCCAATTGGAGGAAATGGCAACTCAAGCTCTGGGTGTTAATTAAGTTCCTTACAGGAACATAATTCTGTCTCTTCTGTATGCCTGGTTCTGTCAGTGAGCAAGTGAGATACTTCCTCACTCTGAAGTACAAGACATTTCAAATTGACAGCCTAGTTACTGGCTACTTTGGTAAAgcccaaaacaaaaaatcagaggCAAATGTCTCACATACAAATTTTGAAAAACCTCATGTTTATATATCATGTCTTAAAAATCTCAAGAATCTTTCCCACTTTAAAGTGTCATCTTTCCTAATGCTGACACAACCCTATCTGTAGCAGCATAAAGTGCCTCtactctcagtctttttaatgaCTTGAAGCACAATAAGAAATACTGACCTGGTTCTATACTAAGGAGTCTGAGTCTAAAGGACTTGGGAGAGGAAAGTGCTGGGGCTACTTCCCCGTGTCCACACTGGTGCTGGGAACCCTGCATGTAAACATGGTCTGACTCAACCTTAAACTGTTGGCAGTCAGCCCTCTCAGTCATACCCTATAGCCAACTTAAACATTTTAGCTCTTTCTTTTCAACACCCCACACCTAACCAGGTATAAATTCAGGTATCTTCTGCCatttacttgatatttttctgTACAAGCTTCTGAGTttcttacatatatatttgttgttttttgcccCAGGTTCAGAAAAGATAATTGGGTAGgtttaatatgcattttatttcctttcctttcaaatATGTCCTAAAAGGCCAGACTAAAGATAGATCCAGTACTTTACTCCTAATGCAGCTAAGTGCAAAGACAGGTCCACTTCAGCCTTTCCCCAGAAGATGAGGTtcaacagaagaggaaaaagaactcCTGTGCTAGAGTTTCAAGACTGGTGACAAAAAAGCCAAATGAGCCCTGCATGTTGCTAAGATCACTAAAGATAAACCTCTAGTACATTTGCTGCACTCTCATAGAATCAAGTTGTCTTTACTACCTTCCCTCTTCTCCTCACTCACCTGCAAAAGACCTGAAGTCAGTCTTTGATtttgaatgtttatattttaaacaccCCTGAAATAGAAAAGTATTTGGTAAATCTTTCATATGGTAGGCAACAAAAGGGAAGTGACCATTTGCAAATTACCCCTAGAAAGGCTGAACTCATTTGTTTGACCCCAGGTTTGAGGGATGTTAAGTTTTTTTTAACagatcaaaaacagaaaaacccagGGAATTCAATGTCCTAGCAAAAGCCTTCATAAGATGTAGGGCATGTACTATAATTCTTAAAACCAAGATTGAAGTCTCATTTGTTAAGGTAACTGGCCCCCAAGGCTGCTGGGTTTTTTACTCATAACTTAATCAACTCTTCCCAAAGCAGGCACTATGCTTTCAAGTGTGCCTCCGTAAACAGAACACACCAGTCAGTTTACTTCCATCTCTCTCTTCAAAAGGAATGCCTCTCACTCTCTAAGACTCACTTGGAGAGGGAATCCAGTGAAAG contains the following coding sequences:
- the NCBP2AS2 gene encoding protein NCBP2AS2 — encoded protein: MVLRRLLAALLHSPQLVERLSESRPIRRAAQLTAFALLQAQLRGQDAARRLRGFAAGPVGSLGRRAARFKDAFTQELRRGLRDRPGPPPGSQRGPGANT
- the NCBP2 gene encoding nuclear cap-binding protein subunit 2 isoform X1, with amino-acid sequence MSGGLLKALRSDSYVELSQYRDQHFRGDNEEQEKLLKKSCTLYVGNLSFYTTEEQIYELFSKSGDIKKIIMGLDKMKKTACGFCFVEYYSRADAENAMRYINGTRLDDRIIRTDWDAGFKEGRQYGRGRSGGQVRDEYRQDYDAGRGGYGKLAQNQ
- the NCBP2 gene encoding nuclear cap-binding protein subunit 2 isoform X2 — protein: MGLDKMKKTACGFCFVEYYSRADAENAMRYINGTRLDDRIIRTDWDAGFKEGRQYGRGRSGGQVRDEYRQDYDAGRGGYGKLAQNQ